One genomic region from Anabaena sp. PCC 7108 encodes:
- a CDS encoding cell wall metabolism sensor histidine kinase WalK: protein MFQATRRRLALWYTAVTAVLLLLFATGVYLYVRSTLVERIDDTLNHVVEVVERSLVIEPINFQSHQLRVNVEASFRNNADTTEDDRIDLEWFSPTGKLLWSTLSEPLDIPIHNNSNGETVRVLGMRQWADSNPHSILNIQDSALLLRQVTQRIENGRQVLGYLRVSHPWFEVTKPSRQLIFDLALGTGLMLLSVAASGWFLSGKAMEPVGESYQRLKQFTADASHELRSPIALIQTNVQVALADLELAAVEGNHAVHYRQQLKLIERLTQRLGRLVNDLLFLARQDSGISKDVFSHCPLDALLMEVVEEQQLLAAEKEITLTLNLVDPPLELNPELLEDWFMLMGNWDQIVRLCTNLIGNALQYTPVRGEVKVELTRIDVIGLRYTNSHLQIKVSDTGIGIPSESLPQLFDRFYRVDPARTHQIAKTSTATTTGSGLGLAIAQAIVEHHQGQIQVDSVLGKGTTFIVTLPISLEN, encoded by the coding sequence ATGTTTCAAGCTACTCGTCGCCGCCTTGCCCTCTGGTATACTGCTGTAACGGCTGTATTGCTTCTACTATTTGCTACTGGAGTGTATTTATATGTACGCAGCACCCTAGTGGAAAGGATTGATGATACTTTAAATCATGTAGTGGAAGTTGTCGAGCGATCGCTTGTCATTGAACCCATCAACTTTCAATCTCATCAACTCCGCGTTAACGTAGAAGCTAGTTTTCGTAATAATGCTGATACTACAGAAGATGATCGCATTGACCTAGAATGGTTTAGCCCCACGGGAAAATTACTTTGGTCAACTCTCTCTGAACCTTTAGATATTCCTATTCATAATAATTCTAACGGGGAAACTGTGCGCGTATTGGGAATGAGGCAATGGGCTGATAGTAATCCTCACTCAATACTCAACATTCAAGACTCAGCACTTTTATTAAGACAAGTCACTCAAAGAATAGAAAATGGCAGACAAGTACTAGGATATCTACGCGTAAGTCATCCCTGGTTTGAAGTCACTAAACCTAGTCGTCAGTTGATATTTGATTTAGCTTTGGGTACTGGGTTAATGTTGCTGTCAGTCGCTGCTAGTGGTTGGTTTCTTTCGGGTAAAGCCATGGAACCTGTCGGTGAATCTTACCAACGTCTCAAGCAATTTACTGCTGATGCTTCCCATGAATTGAGAAGTCCCATTGCTTTAATTCAAACTAATGTCCAAGTTGCGTTGGCTGATTTAGAATTAGCTGCGGTAGAAGGAAATCATGCTGTACATTATCGACAACAATTAAAACTCATAGAACGTCTTACCCAGCGCTTGGGTAGATTAGTCAATGATTTACTTTTTCTCGCACGACAAGATAGTGGTATTAGCAAAGATGTTTTTTCACATTGTCCCCTTGATGCTTTGTTAATGGAAGTAGTAGAAGAACAACAATTATTGGCTGCGGAAAAAGAAATTACTCTGACTCTGAATTTAGTTGATCCTCCTTTAGAACTCAACCCCGAATTATTAGAAGATTGGTTTATGCTAATGGGAAACTGGGATCAAATAGTGCGGTTATGTACAAATTTGATTGGTAATGCTTTGCAATATACCCCAGTTAGAGGAGAGGTGAAAGTAGAATTAACACGGATAGATGTGATAGGACTCCGTTACACCAATTCTCATTTACAAATTAAAGTTAGTGATACAGGAATTGGAATTCCCTCCGAGTCTTTACCGCAATTGTTTGACCGTTTTTATCGGGTTGATCCTGCCCGTACTCATCAGATTGCTAAGACATCTACAGCCACTACTACAGGTTCTGGATTGGGTTTAGCGATCGCACAAGCTATTGTCGAACATCATCAAGGTCAAATTCAAGTTGATAGTGTCCTTGGTAAAGGTACTACCTTCATTGTCACTTTACCAATCTCTCTTGAGAATTAA